Proteins co-encoded in one Anabas testudineus chromosome 8, fAnaTes1.2, whole genome shotgun sequence genomic window:
- the kctd13 gene encoding BTB/POZ domain-containing adapter for CUL3-mediated RhoA degradation protein 1, which yields MSAEASVGSHAANSAQCAVSQPPCHNNDEHRNQGLLGSKYIKLNVGGSLHYTTVQTLSKEDSLLRSICNGGTEVTIDSEGWVVLDRSGRHFGLVLNFLRDGSVPLPEDHRELDEVLKEAQYYRVQGLIQHCLSAMQKQKDVFESVCHIPMITSAKEEQKMISTCRKPVVKLQNNRGNNKYSYTSNSDDNLLKNIELFDKLVLRFNGRVLFVKDVLGDEICCWSFYGEGRKIAEVCCTSIVYATEKKQTKVEFPEARIFEETLNILIYENSRGSGPGGLHLLDSRGTGSSLGAGQSEEEGAVGGDRRVRRIHVRRHIMHDERGHGQQTVYKD from the exons ATGTCTGCTGAGGCTTCAGTTGGCAGTCATGCTGCCAACTCTGCCCAGTGTGCGGTTTCCCAGCCTCCCTGCCACAACAATGATGAGCACAGAAATCAGGGTCTGCTGGGGAGCAAATACATCAAGTTAAACGTGGGGGGTTCACTGCATTATACAACTGTCCAGACATTAAGCAAAGAAGACAGTCTGCTGCGAAGCATATGCAATGGAGGAACTGAAGTTACCATAGACTCAGAAG GGTGGGTCGTTTTGGATCGGTCTGGCCGACATTTTGGGCTGGTTTTGAACTTCCTGCGAGATGGTTCAGTACCACTTCCTGAGGATCACAGAGAACTGGATGAAGTTCTGAAGGAGGCCCAGTACTATCGGGTCCAGGGACTTATCCAGCATTGCCTCAGTGCTATGCAG aaacaaaaagatgtCTTTGAGAGTGTGTGCCACATCCCCATGATCACCTCAGCCAAAGAGGAACAGAAGATGATTTCTACTTGTAGGAAG CCTGTAGTAAAATTGcagaacaacagaggaaacaacaaataCTCCTACACCAG CAACTCTGATGACAATCTGCTGAAGAACATTGAACTGTTCGACAAGCTTGTGCTGCGATTTAATGGCAGAGTCCTGTTTGTCAAAGATGTGCTTGGAGATGAGATCTGTTGTTGGTCTTTCTATGGTGAAGGTCGCAAGATTGCTGAAGTATGCTGCACCTCCATCGTGTATGCgacagagaagaaacagacCAAA GTTGAGTTCCCGGAGGCTCGGATCTTTGAAGAAACCCTCAACATCCTAATTTATGAGAATAGCAGAGGATCTGGTCCAGGAGGGTTACACCTTCTAGATTCAAGAGGCACAGGTTCTTCGCTGGGAGCTGGCCAGTCAGAGGAAGAGGGAGCTGTGGGAGGGGACAGACGAGTAAGACGGATCCATGTCAGGAGACATATAATGCATGACGAAAGAGGGCACGGTCAGCAAACTGTGTATAAGGACTAA
- the hirip3 gene encoding HIRA-interacting protein 3, with translation MVSEEETTSIRRFVCGQLRDAPDLSTLTLGILKKRYLAHVERESLSSEARNYMKEVVKEELLKMQDSDKSESDLETRKSRNKRKREKENEEMINGSKDKDESRSKKSRRQYSSSSDSDDKEDSKTGSDESEEEDQINSGCEDTEQEVKKPKPKTNGNRKQQVTSDDSSDEETSESKKKRNESGDSQVEKMKKTTSSAENGEKKPSSTSEEKKTPQNDEENETDTDSKSKTSDKIKDNDSSDESEKQNPSTEKKNDEPDSDSSSLPSLEDEQNSVAENKQDNKKKKTVKKDEGAKDQKDDNKAIVRLKRYIALCGVRRNYKKLFSDCRSIRAKVAVLKKELEDLGVDGKPTIEKCKKVRMKRDEAQELADLDVSNIIATKGRPKRRGASAWQEQHDPPTSTYQRTLDSGSDEENDTQRGRRRATDWDNLQGIISDDADSD, from the exons ATGGTGTCCGAGGAGGAGACGACGAGCATCCGCAGGTTTGTGTGCGGTCAGCTTCGTGATGCGCCGGATCTCAG CACACTGACCTTGGGAATTTTAAAAAAGCGATATTTGGCACATGTGGAACGTGAATCATTAAGTTCAGAGGCCAGAAATTACATGAAAGAGGTGGTCAAAGAGGAGCTACTGAAAATGCAG GACAGTGACAAAAGTGAAAGTGACCTGGAGACCAGGAAATCACGAAACAAACgcaagagagaaaaggaaaatgaggaGATGATAAATGGAAGCAAAGATAAAGATGAATCCAGGTCAAAGAAATCCCGTCGTCAGTACAGCTCATCATCAG ACTCGGATGATAAAGAGGAcagcaaaacaggaagtgatgagaGCGAAGAGGAAGATCAAATAAATTCTGGATGTGAGGATACAGAGCAAGAGGTGAAAAAACCAAAGCCAAAGACAAATGGAAACCGTAAACAGCAGGTAACCAGTGATGACTCTTCAGACGAGGAAACAAGTGAGTCcaaaaaaaagaggaatgagAGTGGTGACAGTCAGgtggaaaagatgaagaagacgACAAGTTCTGCAgagaatggagaaaaaaaacccagcagcacaagtgaagagaagaaaacaccacagaatgatgaagaaaatgaaactgacaCAGACAGCAAGTCAAAAACAAGTGACAAAATCAAGGATAATGACTCATCAGATGAGAGTGAAAAAC AAAATCCgtcaacagagaagaaaaatgatGAACCAGACTCAGATTCATCGTCACTCCCCTCACTGGAGGATGAACAAAATAGTGtggcagaaaataaacaagataacaaaaagaagaaaactgtgaaaaaggaTGAGGGTGCCAAAGACCAAAAG GATGATAACAAGGCCATTGTAAGGCTCAAGCGCTACATTGCTCTATGTGGTGTGAGGCGGAATTACAAGAAGCTCTTCAGTGACTGTCGATCTATTCGCGCCAAGGTGGCTGTGCTGAAGAAGGAGCTTGAAGATCTTGGCGTCGATG GTAAGCCAACTATTGAGAAATGCAAAAAAGTCCGAATGAAGAGAGATGAGGCTCAGGAACTGGCTGATCTTGACGTCAGCAACATTATTGCAACAAAAG GTCGTCCTAAGCGCAGAGGCGCCTCTGCATGGCAGGAACAACACGACCCTCCAACTTCTACATACCAGCGCACTCTGGACTCTGGCTCTGATGAGGAAAACGATACACAGAGAGGGCGCAGACGAGCAACAGATTGGGACAACCTGCAGGGGATCATCAGTGATGATGCAGACAGTGACTGA
- the antkmt gene encoding adenine nucleotide translocase lysine N-methyltransferase isoform X1 yields MLHFPTPYTCHAGMDDDTPDEVFAELKTTNLGIWGVAQIAAGTGLAVYAMWAGILQPGFRKVPLKLQVPYIPASKAQVQNVMTLLRGRKGGLVDLGSGDGRIVLEARRQGFAPAVGYELNPWLVRLAYFRAWRAGLHGKVLYRREDLWKVDLTECKNITVFLAPSVLSLLQEKLQTELPDDALVVAGRFPFPDWKPCRIEGHGVDRAWAYNMQAQRKDTLKKNGNLIVTNGDLDNELPKQKEST; encoded by the exons ATGTTGCATTTTCCTACACCATATACATGTCATGCAGGCATGGATGATGACACACCAGATGAGGTCTTTGCTGAACTCAAGACAACGAATCTCGGCATCTGGGGTGTTGCTCAAATAGCTGCTGGCACTGGCCTTGCTGTATATGCTATGTGGGCAGGGATCCTCCAGCCAGGTTTCCGAAAAGTACCTTTGAAGCTACAG GTCCCTTACATTCCTGCCAGCAAAGCCCAAGTACAAAATGTCATGACATTGTTGAGAGGTCGAAAAGGAGGCCTTGTGGATTTGGGATCTGGTGATGGTCGTATT GTCTTGGAAGCCAGGCGGCAGGGTTTTGCGCCTGCTGTCGGTTATGAGCTCAACCCATGGCTTGTTCGCCTGGCCTATTTTCGTGCATGGAGAGCAGGCCTTCATGGAAAGGTTTTGTACCGGCGTGAAGATCTCTGGAAG GTTGACTTGACAGAATGCAAGAACATAACAGTGTTTTTGGCTCCTAGCGTG CTTTCATTGTTGCAGGAAAAGTTGCAGACTGAACTTCCCGATGATGCCTTAGTTGTAGCTGGACGTTTTCCCTTTCCTGATTGGAAACCCTGCAGGATTGAGGGCCATGGTGTGGACAGAGCCTGGGCATATAATATGCAAGCACAAAGAAAGGACACACTCAAGAAAAATGGCAATCTCATAGTCACAAATGGTGACCTTGACAATGAACTACCGAAGCAGAAAGAATCAACATGA
- the antkmt gene encoding adenine nucleotide translocase lysine N-methyltransferase isoform X2 has protein sequence MDDDTPDEVFAELKTTNLGIWGVAQIAAGTGLAVYAMWAGILQPGFRKVPLKLQVPYIPASKAQVQNVMTLLRGRKGGLVDLGSGDGRIVLEARRQGFAPAVGYELNPWLVRLAYFRAWRAGLHGKVLYRREDLWKVDLTECKNITVFLAPSVLSLLQEKLQTELPDDALVVAGRFPFPDWKPCRIEGHGVDRAWAYNMQAQRKDTLKKNGNLIVTNGDLDNELPKQKEST, from the exons ATGGATGATGACACACCAGATGAGGTCTTTGCTGAACTCAAGACAACGAATCTCGGCATCTGGGGTGTTGCTCAAATAGCTGCTGGCACTGGCCTTGCTGTATATGCTATGTGGGCAGGGATCCTCCAGCCAGGTTTCCGAAAAGTACCTTTGAAGCTACAG GTCCCTTACATTCCTGCCAGCAAAGCCCAAGTACAAAATGTCATGACATTGTTGAGAGGTCGAAAAGGAGGCCTTGTGGATTTGGGATCTGGTGATGGTCGTATT GTCTTGGAAGCCAGGCGGCAGGGTTTTGCGCCTGCTGTCGGTTATGAGCTCAACCCATGGCTTGTTCGCCTGGCCTATTTTCGTGCATGGAGAGCAGGCCTTCATGGAAAGGTTTTGTACCGGCGTGAAGATCTCTGGAAG GTTGACTTGACAGAATGCAAGAACATAACAGTGTTTTTGGCTCCTAGCGTG CTTTCATTGTTGCAGGAAAAGTTGCAGACTGAACTTCCCGATGATGCCTTAGTTGTAGCTGGACGTTTTCCCTTTCCTGATTGGAAACCCTGCAGGATTGAGGGCCATGGTGTGGACAGAGCCTGGGCATATAATATGCAAGCACAAAGAAAGGACACACTCAAGAAAAATGGCAATCTCATAGTCACAAATGGTGACCTTGACAATGAACTACCGAAGCAGAAAGAATCAACATGA